In the Deltaproteobacteria bacterium genome, GGGTCAGGATTTCGATCCGAAAAAGGGATTGTAACAGACGCGCCAAGCGCGATCCGTCACGCGCGAGCGGCTGCTGCACGGCCGCGAAACCATGGAAGGATAAAGGCATGAACGGCTATCAGGTCACTTTTTTCACTCAGCAAAAACGCGAGCACGACGGGCTGCCCGTGGCCACCTGGATCGTCGAAACGGCCAGACGGCTGGGCATTGGCGGGGCCACGCTCATGCCGGGCAGCGAAGGCTTTGGTCATGACGGACGCTCTCATTCCGACAACTATTTCGACTTCGAGGACCGGCCGCTGCTGGTTGTCCTGGCCCTGACGCCGGATGAAAGCGACCGGCTCTTCAGTCGCATCAAGGAAAG is a window encoding:
- a CDS encoding DUF190 domain-containing protein, yielding MNGYQVTFFTQQKREHDGLPVATWIVETARRLGIGGATLMPGSEGFGHDGRSHSDNYFDFEDRPLLVVLALTPDESDRLFSRIKESRLRVFYTKCETEFGFTT